In one Solanum lycopersicum chromosome 11, SLM_r2.1 genomic region, the following are encoded:
- the LOC101245616 gene encoding phospholipase A1-Igamma3, chloroplastic → MSSFQLSLTNPKHKRNHTCLEVFPLWNTFKSNLSFPNKRLSPSLSLKTSSCLSNLEDNNTIELQQYDEEEKKPLHEMWREIQGCNNWKGLLDPMDCHLRKEIIRYGEFAQSCYDSFDYDPHSKYCGTCKYQPSQFFDKINMLKKGYEMKRYLYATSNINLPNFFQKSKMRNVWSQHANWMGYVAVATDPEEIKRLGRRDIVVAWRGTVTYLEWIHDLQDILHPAHFRDDPNIKIETGFFDMYTKKENNCHYASFSAREQILAEINRLIEKYQGEELSITITGHSLGAALALLSAYDIAEMKLNILHNGKSITKIIPITVFSFAGPRVGNLKFKERCEELGIKVLRVVNVHDKVPKVPGIIANEKFQFQKQLEEKFSFAWSYAHVGAELALDHHRSPFLKPNSDLGSAHNLEAHLHLVDGYHGKVRAFRSATSRDVALVNKDSSFLKEEYGVPPFWWQDENKGMVRTSDGQWVLPERPIIEAHPPDTAHHFQQVLKLARARLNLP, encoded by the coding sequence ATGTCTTCCTTTCAGTTATCTCTCACCAATCCCAAACACAAAAGAAACCATACTTGTCTAGAAGTTTTTCCATTATGGAACACATTCAAATCCAACCTCTCTTTCCCAAACAAAAGACTTTCACCTAGCCTATCTTTGAAAACATCTTCATGTCTTTCAAATTTAGAGGACAACAATACTATTGAACTCCAACAAtatgatgaagaagagaaaaaaccCCTTCATGAGATGTGGAGAGAAATTCAAGGATGTAACAATTGGAAAGGTTTACTTGATCCTATGGATTGTCATCTTAGAAAAGAAATCATTCGTTATGGTGAATTTGCTCAATCTTGTTATGACTCATTTGACTATGATCCTCATTCAAAATATTGTGGTACTTGCAAGTATCAACCATCACAATTTTTTGACAAGATCAACATGTTGAAAAAAGGGTATGAAATGAAAAGGTACTTATATGCAACCTCAAATATCAACTTACCAAATTTCTTCCAAAAATCAAAAATGAGGAACGTTTGGAGCCAACACGCGAACTGGATGGGGTATGTAGCCGTAGCCACAGATCCTGAAGAAATAAAACGTTTAGGTAGACGTGACATAGTGGTTGCATGGCGTGGCACGGTCACATACCTAGAATGGATCCATGACCTACAAGACATTTTACATCCTGCTCATTTTCGCGATGATCCAAACATCAAGATTGAGACAGGGTTCTTCGATATGtatactaaaaaagaaaataattgtcACTATGCTTCGTTTTCAGCTCGTGAACAAATTTTAGCGGAGATTAATAGATTAATCGAAAAATACCAAGGTGAAGAGCTAAGTATCACCATAACAGGACATAGCCTTGGTGCAGCATTGGCTTTGTTAAGTGCTTATGACATAGCTGAgatgaaattaaatattttacataatgGTAAGTCTATTACTAAAATTATTCCTATTACTGTTTTTTCATTTGCTGGACCTAGGGTTGGAAATcttaaatttaaagaaagatGTGAAGAGCTTGGAATTAAAGTTTTAAGAGTTGTGAATGTGCATGACAAAGTGCCGAAAGTGCCTGGAATTATTGCAAATGAGAAATTTCAATTCCAAAAGCAATTGGAAGAGAAATTTTCATTTGCTTGGAGTTATGCTCATGTAGGGGCGGAGTTAGCTTTAGATCATCATCGTTCTCCTTTTCTAAAGCCCAATAGTGATTTGGGCTCTGCTCATAACCTTGAGGCCCATTTACATCTTGTTGATGGGTACCATGGGAAGGTACGCGCCTTTCGCTCTGCCACGAGTAGGGATGTTGCCCTAGTCAATAAGGATTCGAGTTTCTTGAAGGAGGAGTATGGTGTGCCACCATTTTGGTGGCAAGATGAGAACAAAGGCATGGTGAGAACGAGCGATGGGCAATGGGTGTTGCCGGAGAGGCCCATAATTGAGGCCCATCCACCCGATACGGCCCATCATTTTCAACAAGTCCTTAAACTTGCGAGAGCTAGGTTAAATTTaccataa